A genome region from Lactobacillus sp. ESL0791 includes the following:
- the trpS gene encoding tryptophan--tRNA ligase, with the protein MEKKIILTGDRPTGKLHIGHYIGSLKNRVKLQNSGEYLPYIMIADTQALTDNARNPEKIRNSLIQVALDYLAVGLDPEKSVIFIQSQIPALFELTAYYMDLVTVARLERNPTVKTEIKQKGFNDSIPVGFLNYPVSQAADITAFKANLVPVGDDQEPMIEQAREIVRTFNRVYDCDVLVEPEGYFPEEGQGRLPGLDGNAKMSKSLGNAIYLSDNAKTVQEKVMSMYTDPGHIHVEDPGKVEGNTVFTYLDVFAPDQDKVAELKEQYQKGGLGDVKIKRYLNEVLEEELEPIRARRAKYAQDEDAIYEMLQEGSKKANKAANATLEEARDAIGLNYFKR; encoded by the coding sequence ATGGAAAAAAAGATTATTCTTACTGGCGACCGTCCAACGGGCAAATTACACATTGGTCATTATATTGGTTCACTGAAGAACCGGGTTAAACTCCAGAATTCAGGTGAGTATCTGCCCTACATCATGATTGCGGATACACAGGCACTGACGGACAATGCACGCAATCCCGAAAAGATCCGCAATAGCTTGATTCAAGTTGCCCTTGATTATTTGGCTGTGGGCCTTGATCCCGAAAAATCGGTAATTTTTATTCAGTCGCAAATCCCGGCACTGTTTGAATTGACAGCCTATTACATGGATTTAGTAACGGTTGCTCGGCTTGAGCGCAATCCAACCGTTAAAACCGAAATTAAACAAAAGGGTTTTAATGATTCAATTCCGGTGGGCTTTTTAAATTATCCGGTATCGCAGGCTGCGGATATCACTGCTTTTAAGGCGAACCTAGTTCCTGTTGGGGATGACCAAGAGCCGATGATTGAACAGGCGCGGGAAATCGTCCGTACTTTTAACCGAGTTTATGATTGTGACGTGCTGGTTGAACCGGAAGGTTATTTCCCAGAAGAAGGGCAGGGCCGACTGCCGGGACTTGACGGTAACGCTAAGATGTCCAAGTCGTTGGGGAATGCAATTTATTTGTCTGACAATGCCAAAACGGTTCAGGAAAAGGTAATGTCAATGTACACCGATCCGGGTCATATTCACGTTGAAGACCCGGGCAAGGTTGAAGGCAACACTGTTTTTACTTACCTTGACGTGTTTGCTCCTGACCAAGACAAAGTTGCTGAACTTAAAGAACAGTACCAAAAAGGCGGTTTGGGTGACGTTAAGATTAAGCGCTACCTGAATGAAGTTCTAGAAGAAGAACTTGAACCGATTCGTGCACGGCGGGCAAAGTATGCCCAAGATGAAGATGCAATTTATGAAATGCTGCAGGAAGGTTCAAAGAAAGCCAATAAGGCGGCAAATGCTACGCTTGAAGAGGCGCGTGATGCCATTGGCCTGAATTACTTTAAGAGGTAA
- a CDS encoding SOS response-associated peptidase family protein, which produces MCNQFKIPSLAEIRHYLKSDLNLPLTVSRDTFPETKNIFPKQAAPILLYENEKLQLQSKNWGYPSPVDERKVLFNARIERFYEERPSMWDKSFAKQRCIIIASNFYEYGKKTYLAENGKKYHERFSFKIPDQPVTLIAGIYDQANFAMVTTKPNSTMTPIHDRMPLVIRPEELRQWLFQNFTALVDRSKVNLTVTKVAKN; this is translated from the coding sequence ATGTGCAATCAATTCAAAATACCCAGTCTAGCGGAAATTCGACACTATCTCAAAAGTGACCTCAACTTGCCACTGACTGTATCTCGAGACACCTTTCCAGAAACTAAAAACATCTTTCCTAAGCAAGCTGCCCCCATCCTGCTTTACGAAAATGAAAAATTACAACTGCAAAGTAAAAATTGGGGTTATCCCAGCCCGGTTGACGAGCGAAAAGTGCTGTTTAATGCTCGGATTGAGCGCTTCTACGAAGAAAGGCCTTCGATGTGGGATAAATCTTTTGCCAAGCAGCGCTGCATCATTATTGCCAGCAATTTTTATGAATATGGCAAGAAAACCTACTTAGCAGAAAATGGTAAAAAGTACCATGAACGATTTAGTTTTAAAATACCTGACCAGCCGGTGACGCTAATTGCTGGAATTTACGATCAAGCTAATTTTGCCATGGTCACGACCAAACCTAATTCAACAATGACACCAATTCATGACCGTATGCCGCTGGTTATCAGGCCTGAAGAACTACGTCAATGGCTGTTTCAAAATTTCACGGCGTTAGTTGATCGAAGCAAAGTTAATCTAACAGTTACCAAAGTTGCCAAAAATTAA
- a CDS encoding TPM domain-containing protein: protein MLTASTNYNVEDEAHLLDKQTIQLIDEKNDRYMQTREQPQIVVQTVKRVDKLTPKHLNKTKRMVFIVVGIKGKKHNVQIYSSKDLHSSFTADTRNNIIRAETNNLLSTNKATFNKGLRFVFRACATTIDKQYQYALDKYDLTSQEQDKISHPNRVALPIAFALAILVSGLVYFFKKIRK from the coding sequence ATGTTGACGGCATCAACAAATTACAATGTCGAAGATGAAGCTCATCTTTTGGATAAACAGACAATTCAATTAATTGATGAAAAAAACGATCGTTACATGCAAACTAGGGAACAACCGCAAATTGTTGTGCAGACGGTGAAGCGGGTTGATAAGCTGACGCCGAAGCATTTGAATAAAACCAAGCGCATGGTGTTCATCGTTGTGGGTATCAAGGGCAAGAAGCATAACGTGCAGATTTATTCGAGTAAGGACTTACATAGTTCTTTTACTGCTGACACCCGAAACAATATTATTCGTGCGGAAACCAATAATTTGCTCAGCACTAACAAAGCAACCTTTAACAAGGGCTTGCGCTTTGTTTTCCGCGCCTGCGCGACAACAATTGATAAGCAGTATCAATATGCGCTTGATAAATACGACCTGACAAGTCAGGAGCAGGATAAGATAAGCCATCCTAATCGGGTGGCGTTGCCAATTGCTTTTGCCCTTGCAATTTTAGTAAGCGGTTTAGTTTACTTTTTTAAAAAAATTCGTAAATAA
- a CDS encoding deaminase — protein sequence MRERIPWKQYFMMQALVIAQRSTCDRALVGNVLVKDKRIIGTGYNGSVTGEPHCDDVGHQLVDGHCVRTIHSEMNSLIQCARNGVSTDDTEIYVTHFPCYNCSKALVQAGVKKINYYFDYHDNPLAIKLLHDCGVPYEQIKIDRKYVEDLAHKLEDAEK from the coding sequence ATGCGTGAACGAATTCCGTGGAAACAATACTTTATGATGCAAGCGCTAGTGATTGCCCAGCGTTCAACCTGTGATCGTGCACTAGTGGGCAATGTTTTGGTCAAAGATAAGCGCATCATTGGCACCGGCTATAATGGTTCGGTAACAGGAGAGCCGCACTGTGATGATGTCGGGCACCAGTTAGTTGACGGCCACTGCGTACGCACAATTCATTCGGAGATGAATTCTTTGATTCAGTGTGCTAGAAATGGCGTTTCGACTGATGACACGGAAATTTATGTTACCCATTTTCCGTGCTACAACTGTTCCAAGGCCCTGGTGCAGGCTGGCGTTAAAAAAATCAATTACTATTTTGACTACCACGATAATCCGCTGGCCATAAAATTATTGCATGATTGTGGGGTGCCCTATGAGCAAATCAAAATTGACCGCAAGTACGTTGAAGATTTGGCACATAAACTTGAAGATGCTGAAAAATAA